From Cyanobium sp. ATX 6F1, a single genomic window includes:
- the rpoD gene encoding RNA polymerase sigma factor RpoD, whose product MSPAVAANVTKPVSEILLVANGIGDEVTMTKPKSTRSRKQIAPPMADDATAAEPSPANDTAEQPDPANKVSPSRSHKAATPKAAAAKSAAAKTTGTKATTSKAAASKAVAAKAATTKATAKKAVAASKADGAKADPSGSAESAVDLDLAANELLAASAEERKDPKAAKVLASIKVGPKGVYTEDSIRVYLQEIGRIRLLRPDEEIELARKIADLLHLEELAAQFEQDNGHAPDNKEWAVLLDMPLVKFRRRLMLGRRAKEKMVQSNLRLVVSIAKKYMNRGLSFQDLIQEGSLGLIRAAEKFDHEKGYKFSTYATWWIRQAITRAIADQSRTIRLPVHLYETISRIKKTTKVLSQEFGRKPTEEEIAESMEMTIEKLRFIAKSAQLPISLETPIGKEEDSRLGDFIEADIENPEQDVAKNLLREDLEGVLATLSPRERDVLRLRYGLDDGRMKTLEEIGQIFDVTRERIRQIEAKALRKLRHPNRNGVLKEYIK is encoded by the coding sequence ATGAGTCCTGCTGTCGCTGCCAACGTCACCAAGCCCGTGTCTGAGATCCTGCTGGTCGCCAACGGCATCGGCGACGAGGTCACGATGACCAAGCCCAAGAGCACCCGCAGCCGCAAGCAGATCGCCCCCCCCATGGCCGACGACGCCACCGCAGCCGAGCCGTCTCCCGCCAACGACACCGCTGAGCAGCCTGATCCGGCGAACAAGGTGAGCCCGAGCCGCAGCCACAAGGCGGCGACCCCCAAGGCCGCGGCAGCCAAGTCGGCAGCGGCAAAGACCACCGGCACCAAGGCAACCACCTCGAAGGCAGCGGCCTCAAAGGCGGTGGCTGCCAAGGCCGCCACGACCAAGGCCACGGCCAAGAAGGCTGTTGCCGCCAGCAAGGCCGATGGAGCGAAGGCCGACCCCAGTGGCAGTGCCGAGAGCGCTGTGGATCTCGATCTGGCCGCCAACGAGCTCCTGGCCGCCAGCGCTGAAGAGCGCAAGGACCCCAAGGCCGCCAAGGTCCTGGCCAGCATCAAGGTCGGCCCCAAGGGCGTTTACACCGAGGATTCGATCCGGGTGTACCTGCAGGAGATCGGCCGCATTCGCCTGTTGCGGCCCGATGAGGAGATCGAGCTGGCGCGCAAGATCGCCGACCTGCTCCATCTCGAGGAACTCGCCGCGCAGTTCGAGCAGGACAACGGCCATGCCCCCGACAACAAGGAATGGGCCGTCCTCCTGGACATGCCCCTGGTCAAGTTCCGTCGCCGGCTGATGCTCGGCCGCCGGGCCAAGGAAAAGATGGTCCAATCCAACCTGCGGCTGGTGGTGTCGATCGCCAAGAAATACATGAACCGGGGTCTTTCCTTCCAGGACCTGATCCAGGAGGGAAGCCTCGGCCTGATCCGTGCCGCCGAGAAGTTCGACCACGAAAAGGGTTACAAGTTCTCCACCTATGCCACCTGGTGGATCCGCCAGGCCATCACCCGGGCGATCGCTGACCAGAGCCGGACCATTCGCCTGCCGGTGCACCTTTACGAAACCATCTCTCGGATCAAGAAGACCACCAAGGTGCTCAGCCAGGAGTTCGGCCGCAAACCCACCGAGGAGGAGATTGCTGAATCGATGGAGATGACGATCGAGAAGCTGCGCTTCATCGCCAAATCAGCCCAGCTGCCGATCTCGCTGGAAACACCGATCGGTAAAGAGGAAGATTCACGCCTCGGTGATTTCATCGAAGCCGACATCGAGAACCCAGAGCAAGATGTCGCCAAGAACCTGCTGAGGGAAGATCTTGAGGGGGTTCTGGCCACCCTCAGCCCCCGCGAACGCGACGTGCTGCGCCTGCGCTACGGCCTTGATGATGGCCGCATGAAGACCCTCGAGGAGATTGGCCAGATCTTTGATGTGACCCGTGAGCGCATCCGCCAGATCGAGGCCAAGGCCCTGCGCAAGCTCCGTCACCCCAACCGCAACGGCGTGCTCAAGGAGTACATCAAGTAA
- the priA gene encoding primosomal protein N', whose product MPPGPTWLQIWLEAGREGRIFTYANPLGLPLASGDLVRLKLRGRRHVGLVVEGLERLPPELDPDRLQPVEGLHQSAAVDPHWRALLSEVAADCHTSLFKTLKTALPPGWLGQRPERQGGPARNRWLVELTPGADATGPSSSALTPRQQSLLELLEQRGGRAWLSTLTTAERFSRSVVEGLERQGQLRRRAVAAGSAEFMTLQAAGVAAVDGTAGTLEPPQAPSAAQRQALERLAATPPGGALLLWGVTGSGKTEVYLQACALALAEGQSALVLTPEIGLVPQLLDRFKARFASSIVEYHSGLSEAQRIASWRRCLEADRAQPVVVVGTRSAVFLPLRDLALIVLDEEHDSSYKQDAPMPCYHARDVARHRARRSGARLLLGSATPSLETWLACQQSGPGATALVRLPERIGQRPLPPVRVVDMRQELAEGHRRLISRPLMERLERLREQGEQAVVLVPRRGYSSFLSCRSCGEVVQCPHCDVALTVHRSVRSGDWLRCHWCDHRQDIEPRCGACGSTAFKPFGAGTQRVMEQLSNELEDLRVLRFDRDTTRGQGGHRRLLEQFAAGEADVLVGTQMLAKGMDLPAVTLAAVLAADGLLHRPDLRSSEQSLQLLLQLAGRAGRGERAGEVLVQTYCPDHAVIRHLVDGRYERFLEQELEIRRQAGLVPFSRAALLRLVGVSASATATAATTLAERIAPQVLSAGWVMVGPAPAPITRVAGRSRWQLLLHGPSGSPLPLPPEAELRQGLPKGVGLAIDPDPLEL is encoded by the coding sequence GTGCCCCCTGGCCCCACCTGGCTTCAAATCTGGCTGGAGGCGGGACGTGAGGGACGAATCTTCACCTATGCCAACCCGCTGGGGCTGCCCCTTGCCAGCGGTGATCTTGTGCGACTGAAGCTGCGGGGCCGGCGTCATGTCGGCCTGGTGGTGGAAGGGCTCGAGCGACTGCCGCCGGAGCTGGACCCCGATCGCCTTCAACCGGTGGAGGGGCTGCACCAGAGCGCCGCTGTGGACCCCCACTGGCGGGCCCTGCTCAGTGAGGTGGCGGCGGACTGCCACACCAGCCTGTTCAAGACCTTGAAAACGGCCCTCCCCCCCGGCTGGCTGGGGCAAAGGCCCGAGCGCCAGGGTGGGCCGGCCCGCAACCGTTGGCTGGTGGAACTGACGCCCGGCGCGGATGCCACAGGCCCATCCTCCTCCGCCCTCACCCCCCGTCAGCAGTCGCTGCTGGAGCTGCTGGAGCAACGGGGTGGCCGCGCCTGGCTGAGCACGCTCACGACCGCGGAGCGCTTCAGCCGCTCGGTGGTGGAAGGGTTGGAGCGCCAGGGGCAGCTGCGGCGCCGGGCCGTGGCCGCCGGCAGCGCTGAGTTCATGACCCTGCAGGCCGCCGGGGTGGCCGCGGTGGATGGAACCGCCGGGACCCTTGAGCCACCTCAGGCACCCAGCGCAGCCCAGCGCCAGGCTCTCGAACGCCTGGCCGCCACTCCGCCAGGCGGTGCCCTGTTGCTCTGGGGGGTGACCGGCTCGGGCAAGACCGAGGTGTATCTGCAGGCCTGCGCCCTGGCCCTGGCCGAGGGCCAGAGCGCCCTGGTGCTCACCCCCGAAATCGGACTGGTCCCCCAGCTGCTGGATCGCTTCAAGGCCCGTTTCGCCAGTTCGATCGTGGAGTACCACAGCGGATTGAGCGAAGCCCAGCGCATCGCCAGCTGGCGCCGCTGCCTGGAGGCTGACCGCGCCCAGCCGGTGGTGGTGGTGGGCACCCGCTCAGCGGTGTTCCTGCCCCTGCGGGACCTGGCGCTGATCGTCCTTGATGAGGAACACGACAGCTCCTACAAGCAGGACGCTCCGATGCCCTGTTATCACGCCCGCGATGTGGCCCGGCACCGGGCCCGACGCAGCGGCGCCCGGTTGCTGCTGGGCAGTGCCACCCCATCGCTGGAAACCTGGCTCGCCTGTCAGCAGAGTGGCCCAGGGGCCACCGCCCTGGTGCGACTCCCCGAACGCATCGGCCAGCGCCCCCTACCGCCGGTGCGGGTGGTGGACATGCGCCAGGAACTCGCAGAAGGTCACCGCCGCCTGATCAGCCGGCCGTTGATGGAGCGACTGGAGCGCCTGCGCGAGCAGGGGGAGCAGGCCGTGGTGCTGGTACCTCGGCGCGGTTACAGCAGCTTCCTGAGCTGCCGCAGTTGCGGTGAGGTGGTGCAGTGCCCCCACTGCGATGTGGCCCTGACGGTGCACCGCTCCGTCCGTTCCGGTGACTGGCTGCGCTGCCATTGGTGCGATCACCGTCAGGACATCGAGCCGCGCTGCGGTGCCTGTGGCTCCACCGCCTTCAAGCCCTTCGGCGCCGGCACCCAGCGGGTGATGGAGCAACTCAGCAACGAGCTGGAGGACCTGCGGGTGCTGCGTTTCGACCGCGACACCACCCGCGGCCAGGGGGGGCACCGGCGCCTGCTGGAGCAGTTCGCCGCCGGAGAAGCCGACGTGCTGGTGGGCACCCAGATGCTGGCCAAGGGCATGGACTTGCCTGCGGTGACCCTGGCGGCGGTGCTGGCGGCCGATGGCCTGCTGCACCGCCCCGACCTGCGCTCCAGCGAGCAGAGCCTGCAACTGCTGCTGCAGCTGGCGGGCCGGGCCGGCCGGGGCGAGCGAGCGGGGGAGGTGCTGGTGCAGACCTACTGCCCCGACCACGCCGTGATCCGCCACCTGGTGGATGGCCGTTATGAACGCTTTCTGGAGCAGGAGCTGGAGATTCGTCGCCAGGCGGGCCTGGTGCCCTTCAGCCGGGCGGCCCTGCTGCGGCTGGTGGGGGTCTCGGCCAGCGCCACCGCCACCGCCGCCACCACCCTGGCGGAGCGCATCGCCCCCCAGGTGCTGAGCGCCGGCTGGGTGATGGTGGGGCCGGCCCCAGCACCGATCACCCGGGTGGCGGGCCGCAGCCGATGGCAACTGCTGCTGCACGGCCCATCGGGCAGCCCGCTGCCTCTGCCGCCGGAGGCGGAGCTGCGCCAGGGGTTGCCCAAGGGGGTGGGTCTGGCGATTGATCCCGATCCCCTGGAGCTCTAG
- a CDS encoding DUF3153 domain-containing protein, with the protein MAEEFLDRSRAALDRGDYGTALALLEPLAELHGPRTAIGGRLRLLMATALMGQGKSERALRLCRSLRACADPDLRLEAKALEMVLEAPELERPRNWSLTLPALGEVESLQGRARAGSLGRSDPRRQEAPPPPPVGPTRVPWGFAALLSVLLLLAALLGGCMRVSTAVHFPAPGRIQLEQRFSSATGQRLPWQDQYVKGIADLPHRLERRGGDLRVISPVLTPDRAAAWLQDSVAVAARLGGLELPPPGWSLRERNWLIGVRQQLVLELDLAATRAWPGLDLELRFEPLALGSVRLAQPLAPRAELTAGRGGVVWPLRSGAVNRLELRVWRWSRLGLGSVGIALVLALVLILQRLRWQVGFRLPELPA; encoded by the coding sequence ATGGCTGAGGAGTTCCTCGATCGATCCCGCGCGGCCCTCGATCGTGGCGACTACGGCACCGCTTTGGCCCTGCTGGAGCCCCTGGCTGAGCTCCATGGGCCCCGCACGGCGATCGGCGGGCGGTTGCGGCTCTTGATGGCCACGGCCCTGATGGGCCAGGGGAAAAGTGAGCGGGCGCTCCGTCTCTGCCGCTCCCTGCGCGCCTGCGCCGACCCCGACCTGCGGCTGGAGGCCAAGGCGCTCGAGATGGTGCTGGAGGCCCCCGAGCTGGAGCGGCCGCGCAACTGGTCGCTCACCCTGCCGGCCCTGGGGGAGGTGGAATCACTCCAGGGTCGGGCCAGGGCCGGCTCCCTGGGCCGAAGCGACCCTCGCCGCCAGGAGGCTCCTCCGCCACCGCCGGTGGGCCCCACGAGAGTTCCCTGGGGCTTCGCTGCTCTGCTGAGCGTGCTGCTGTTGCTCGCCGCGCTCTTGGGGGGGTGCATGCGGGTGAGCACCGCGGTGCATTTCCCCGCACCGGGCAGGATTCAACTGGAGCAACGCTTCTCCAGCGCCACCGGCCAGCGGTTGCCGTGGCAGGACCAGTACGTCAAGGGAATCGCTGATCTGCCCCACCGGCTGGAACGGCGCGGTGGTGATCTGCGGGTGATCAGCCCGGTGCTGACTCCGGATCGCGCCGCCGCCTGGCTCCAGGACAGCGTGGCGGTGGCGGCCCGGCTGGGGGGGCTGGAGCTGCCGCCGCCTGGGTGGTCGCTCCGGGAGCGCAACTGGTTGATCGGCGTGCGTCAGCAGCTGGTGCTTGAGCTGGATCTCGCTGCGACGCGGGCCTGGCCAGGGCTGGACCTGGAGCTGCGCTTCGAACCCCTGGCCCTGGGCTCCGTGCGCCTGGCTCAGCCCCTGGCGCCCCGCGCTGAGCTGACTGCTGGGCGAGGGGGGGTGGTCTGGCCCCTGCGCAGCGGTGCCGTGAATCGCCTGGAGCTGAGAGTCTGGCGCTGGAGCCGCCTCGGCCTGGGCAGTGTGGGGATCGCGCTGGTGCTGGCGTTGGTGCTGATCCTGCAGCGGCTGCGCTGGCAGGTGGGCTTCCGACTACCGGAGCTGCCGGCCTAG
- the argB gene encoding acetylglutamate kinase, with protein sequence MSHDPVISAQDSLRASVLSEALPYIQRFAGRRVVVKYGGAAMVREELREAVFRDLALLACVGVQPVVVHGGGPEINQWLTRLAIEPRFEGGLRVTDADTMDVVEMVLVGRVNKQIVNGLNRVGGKAVGLSGSDGGLVEARTWGDGSHGLVGDVAAVNPAVLKPLLENGYIPVISSVAANPEGAAHNINADTVAGEVAAALQAEKLILLTDTPGILRDRHDPGSLLRQLSLAEARDLIATRVVDGGMTPKTECCIRALAQGVAAAHIIDGRVPHALLLELFTDAGIGTMVTGRHRPHG encoded by the coding sequence TTGAGCCACGACCCCGTCATCAGCGCCCAGGACAGCTTGCGGGCCTCCGTCCTCAGCGAGGCGCTCCCTTACATCCAGCGCTTCGCAGGCCGGCGGGTGGTCGTCAAGTACGGCGGCGCGGCGATGGTGCGCGAGGAGTTGCGCGAGGCGGTGTTCCGCGATCTCGCCCTGCTGGCTTGCGTCGGGGTCCAGCCCGTGGTGGTCCACGGGGGCGGGCCGGAGATCAACCAGTGGCTCACGCGCCTGGCGATCGAACCCCGCTTCGAGGGAGGGCTGCGGGTCACCGACGCCGACACCATGGATGTGGTTGAGATGGTCCTGGTGGGCCGTGTCAACAAGCAGATCGTCAACGGTCTCAACCGTGTGGGTGGAAAGGCGGTGGGCCTCTCCGGCAGTGATGGAGGCCTGGTGGAGGCCCGCACCTGGGGTGATGGTTCCCATGGCCTGGTGGGGGATGTGGCGGCGGTCAACCCCGCGGTGCTCAAGCCCCTGCTGGAGAACGGCTACATCCCGGTGATCTCCAGCGTCGCGGCTAACCCCGAGGGGGCCGCCCACAACATCAACGCCGACACCGTGGCCGGGGAAGTGGCGGCGGCCCTCCAGGCCGAAAAGCTGATCCTGCTCACCGACACCCCTGGGATCCTGAGGGATCGCCACGATCCGGGCTCGCTGCTGCGCCAGCTCTCGTTGGCGGAGGCGCGCGATCTGATCGCCACCCGCGTGGTGGATGGTGGCATGACCCCCAAGACCGAATGCTGCATCCGTGCCCTTGCCCAAGGGGTGGCGGCCGCCCACATCATCGATGGCCGGGTTCCCCATGCCCTGCTCCTGGAGCTGTTCACCGATGCGGGCATCGGCACGATGGTGACGGGTCGCCATCGACCCCATGGCTGA
- a CDS encoding DUF2854 domain-containing protein yields the protein MNAFASPGTLVTITGAALTVIGSIAYVSDSPNISLAGVFYGVPVLLGGLALKSSELPPADKLEAEPGAQELGSLPAAEALRKLFKDVTRWRYGQKAHLETSLQALRLWDDEAPPELIAVRELARNGGYGLSLQFRTGGVPLERWQDRCERLGRFFAPGLVAEIHPSGADGFELLLLPLPDSPPSEP from the coding sequence ATGAATGCCTTCGCCTCCCCCGGCACCCTGGTGACCATCACCGGTGCGGCCCTCACCGTGATCGGCTCGATCGCCTACGTGAGCGACAGTCCCAACATCAGCCTGGCGGGGGTGTTTTATGGCGTGCCGGTGCTGCTGGGCGGCCTGGCGCTCAAATCCTCTGAACTGCCCCCGGCGGACAAGCTCGAGGCCGAACCTGGTGCCCAGGAGCTGGGTTCTCTCCCCGCTGCCGAGGCGCTGCGCAAACTCTTCAAAGACGTCACCCGCTGGCGCTACGGCCAGAAGGCTCACCTGGAAACGTCGCTCCAGGCCCTTCGCCTCTGGGATGACGAGGCCCCGCCCGAACTCATCGCCGTGCGCGAACTGGCCCGCAATGGTGGCTACGGCCTCAGCCTGCAATTCCGCACCGGCGGGGTCCCCCTGGAGCGCTGGCAGGATCGCTGCGAGCGGCTCGGGCGCTTCTTCGCCCCTGGCCTGGTGGCCGAAATCCACCCCAGCGGCGCCGATGGCTTCGAGCTGCTGCTGCTGCCCCTTCCTGATTCCCCGCCCAGCGAGCCTTGA
- a CDS encoding single-stranded DNA-binding protein has protein sequence MNHAVLEVEVLEAPQIRYTQDNQTPIAEVSVQIDGLRPEDPPGLLKLVGWGSLAQDLQNRVQPGQRLVVEGRLRMNTVTRQDGIKEKRAEFTLSRLHPIAAAPAGEAPGVLPPPAAGSAAGGAPPRPRQGSVPAPVRVGSGAGGDPAVRAAPEQAASPARPSPESASAPAWNTSPLVPDFPEGDDDIPF, from the coding sequence TTGAATCACGCCGTGCTGGAAGTGGAGGTGCTGGAGGCGCCCCAGATCCGTTACACCCAGGACAATCAGACCCCGATCGCGGAGGTGTCGGTGCAGATCGATGGGCTCCGGCCCGAGGATCCCCCGGGTCTGCTGAAGCTGGTGGGCTGGGGAAGCCTCGCCCAGGACCTGCAGAACCGGGTGCAGCCCGGCCAGCGGCTGGTGGTGGAGGGACGCCTGCGCATGAACACCGTCACCCGTCAGGACGGCATCAAGGAGAAGCGGGCCGAATTCACCCTCTCGCGCCTGCACCCGATCGCTGCCGCCCCAGCAGGGGAGGCTCCAGGCGTGTTGCCCCCGCCGGCGGCTGGGTCCGCCGCTGGGGGAGCCCCCCCGCGCCCGCGCCAGGGCTCCGTGCCGGCACCGGTGCGGGTGGGCAGTGGCGCCGGCGGGGACCCTGCCGTCCGAGCCGCTCCCGAGCAGGCGGCCAGCCCCGCCCGCCCCAGCCCGGAATCGGCCAGCGCCCCTGCCTGGAACACCTCGCCGCTGGTGCCCGATTTCCCCGAGGGGGACGACGACATTCCCTTCTGA
- a CDS encoding precorrin-6A/cobalt-precorrin-6A reductase, producing the protein MHEPAPEQTPQRHLWLVAGTGEGPLLAAALLERGWRVQVSLVAASAGRAYDPHPDLELEIGALGGEGAIEARLEAARGRGAAFAWVVDASHPFARVISAQLAAACQRQGQPLLRLWRPWIGAEGSSDGAGPGVTLLRDLTALAQVDLVADQLLLAIGARQLGAALAASNAAGHGARILPSPTALRLAQSAGLRDAQIACHRPGAPGLPELALERALCRHWGSTAVLARQSGGLTEALWRQLAREEGLKLLLLRRPLEPETMDVLPMEALLEKLRSPSARP; encoded by the coding sequence ATGCACGAACCCGCCCCAGAGCAGACGCCCCAGCGACATCTCTGGCTGGTGGCGGGCACGGGCGAGGGGCCCCTGCTGGCGGCCGCCCTGCTTGAGCGCGGATGGCGGGTTCAGGTGAGCCTGGTGGCGGCCTCCGCCGGGCGCGCCTATGACCCGCACCCCGACCTGGAGCTTGAGATCGGTGCCCTGGGTGGGGAGGGGGCAATCGAAGCGCGGCTGGAAGCGGCGCGCGGGCGAGGCGCCGCCTTTGCCTGGGTGGTGGATGCCAGCCACCCTTTCGCCCGGGTGATCAGCGCCCAGCTGGCCGCCGCCTGCCAGCGGCAGGGCCAACCGTTGCTGCGGCTGTGGCGGCCATGGATCGGAGCCGAGGGCAGCAGCGATGGGGCAGGCCCGGGCGTCACGCTGCTGAGGGATCTGACGGCCCTGGCCCAGGTGGATCTGGTCGCGGATCAGCTGCTGCTGGCCATCGGCGCCCGCCAGCTGGGGGCGGCCCTGGCGGCCTCCAACGCCGCTGGCCACGGGGCCCGCATCCTGCCGAGCCCCACGGCCCTGCGGCTGGCCCAGTCGGCGGGTCTCAGGGACGCTCAGATCGCCTGCCACCGGCCAGGGGCGCCTGGCCTGCCTGAGCTGGCGCTGGAGCGGGCCCTCTGCCGCCACTGGGGCAGCACCGCCGTGCTGGCCCGTCAATCCGGAGGCCTCACCGAGGCCCTCTGGCGCCAGCTGGCCCGCGAGGAGGGCCTCAAACTGCTGCTGCTGCGGCGCCCGCTTGAACCGGAAACCATGGACGTCTTGCCGATGGAGGCCCTGCTGGAGAAGCTGAGGAGCCCAAGCGCGCGCCCATGA
- the cutA gene encoding divalent-cation tolerance protein CutA has translation MTQEQPLELVLTSEANEELAETLARDLLERGLVACVSLHPVSSHYFWKGRLERSEEVQLLIKTRPEHLAELRLALQRLHSYDTPEWIHWPARTDGAYGAWVSESCALNLGEPPPTP, from the coding sequence ATGACCCAGGAGCAGCCCCTGGAGCTGGTGCTGACCAGCGAAGCGAATGAGGAGCTGGCCGAAACGCTGGCGCGGGATTTGCTGGAGCGGGGGCTGGTGGCCTGCGTCAGCCTGCATCCCGTGAGCTCCCATTACTTCTGGAAAGGACGGCTGGAGCGCAGTGAGGAAGTCCAGCTGCTGATCAAGACCCGCCCGGAGCACCTGGCGGAACTACGCCTGGCGCTGCAGCGCTTGCACAGCTACGACACCCCGGAATGGATCCACTGGCCCGCCCGCACAGACGGGGCCTATGGCGCCTGGGTGAGCGAGAGCTGCGCCCTCAACCTAGGTGAGCCGCCACCAACTCCTTGA
- a CDS encoding adenosine kinase — protein MNESMDNTFDVVGIGNAIVDVLVQADDRFLADHGLTKGAMALVDEQQAERLYGASGAGLETSGGSAANTLAGIAQLGGRAGFIGRVRDDQLGAIFAHDIRAVGAHYTTPAASTGPSTARCLIVVTPDAQRTMCTYLGASVNLDPADLDLELVRGAKVLYLEGYLWDSEPAKRAFIAAAEVIRASGGEVALSLSDAFCVQRHRDSFLELVDGHVDLLFANETEITALYETDSFEAAVEQVRGRCRVAALTRSERGSLVLSGERSHGIEPVHLGDLVDTTGAGDLYAAGFLHGYTQGQPLERCGQLGSLCAGQVVTQLGPRPQGSLKELVAAHLG, from the coding sequence ATGAATGAATCGATGGACAACACCTTTGATGTGGTCGGCATTGGCAATGCCATCGTCGATGTGCTGGTGCAGGCGGATGATCGTTTTCTGGCCGATCACGGTCTGACCAAGGGGGCCATGGCCCTGGTGGACGAACAGCAGGCGGAACGGCTCTATGGCGCCAGCGGCGCCGGCCTGGAAACCTCCGGAGGCTCGGCGGCCAACACCCTCGCCGGCATCGCCCAGCTCGGGGGCAGGGCCGGTTTCATCGGCCGGGTGCGGGATGACCAGCTGGGGGCGATCTTCGCCCACGACATCCGCGCCGTGGGTGCGCACTACACCACCCCGGCCGCCAGCACGGGACCCTCCACGGCCCGATGCCTGATCGTGGTCACCCCCGATGCCCAACGCACGATGTGCACCTACCTGGGGGCCTCGGTGAATCTGGATCCGGCCGATCTGGATCTGGAGCTGGTGCGGGGGGCCAAGGTGCTGTACCTGGAGGGCTACCTGTGGGACAGCGAGCCGGCCAAGCGGGCCTTCATCGCCGCCGCCGAGGTGATCCGCGCCAGTGGCGGTGAGGTGGCCCTGAGCCTCTCGGATGCGTTCTGCGTGCAGCGGCACCGTGACAGTTTCCTGGAGCTGGTGGACGGCCACGTGGATCTGCTTTTCGCCAACGAGACGGAGATCACCGCCCTTTACGAAACCGACAGCTTCGAGGCGGCGGTGGAACAGGTGCGGGGCCGCTGCCGGGTGGCCGCCCTCACCCGCAGCGAGCGGGGTTCCCTGGTGCTCTCAGGCGAGCGCAGCCATGGGATCGAACCCGTTCATCTCGGTGATCTGGTGGACACCACCGGCGCCGGAGATCTCTATGCCGCCGGCTTCCTCCACGGCTACACCCAGGGGCAGCCCCTGGAGCGCTGCGGTCAACTGGGTTCCCTCTGTGCGGGCCAGGTGGTGACCCAACTGGGTCCCCGCCCCCAGGGCTCCCTCAAGGAGTTGGTGGCGGCTCACCTAGGTTGA
- a CDS encoding adenylosuccinate synthase gives MPLANVVVIGAQWGDEGKGKITDLLSRSADVVVRYQGGVNAGHTIVVDDKVLKLHLIPSGILYPEIICLIGSGTVVDPKVMLGELDMLTENGIDISGLRLASTAHVTMPYHRLLDQAMEQRRGDRRIGTTGRGIGPTYADKSERNGIRVLDLLDADRLRDRLLAPLAEKNLLLERIYGLEPLDPEQVIAEYAAYGRRLAPHVVDCTRTIHQAARERKNILFEGAQGTLLDLDHGTYPYVTSSNPVSGGACIGAGVGPTLIDRVIGVAKAYTTRVGEGPFPTELEGSLNDHLCDRGGEFGTTTGRRRRCGWFDGVIGRYAVQVNGLDCLAITKLDVLDELDSIEVCVAYELNGERIEYFPSSAEDFARCRPIYESLPGWQCSTADCRRLEDLPPTAMAYLRFLAELMEVPIAIVSLGANRDQTIVVEDPIHGPKRALLSV, from the coding sequence CGATCGTCGTGGACGACAAGGTGCTCAAGCTGCACCTGATTCCCTCGGGGATTCTTTATCCCGAGATCATCTGCCTGATCGGATCGGGCACGGTGGTGGACCCCAAGGTGATGCTCGGTGAGCTCGACATGCTCACCGAGAACGGCATCGATATTTCCGGGTTGCGTCTGGCCTCCACCGCCCACGTGACCATGCCCTACCACCGTCTGCTCGACCAGGCGATGGAGCAGCGCCGCGGTGATCGCCGCATCGGCACCACCGGCCGGGGGATCGGTCCCACCTACGCCGACAAATCGGAGCGCAATGGCATCCGGGTGCTCGATCTGCTCGATGCGGACCGGCTGCGGGATCGGCTGTTGGCACCACTGGCCGAGAAGAACCTGCTGCTGGAGAGGATTTATGGCCTCGAGCCCCTCGATCCTGAGCAGGTGATCGCTGAATACGCCGCCTATGGACGCCGCCTGGCGCCCCATGTGGTGGATTGCACCCGCACCATCCACCAGGCGGCCCGCGAACGCAAGAACATCCTGTTCGAGGGCGCCCAGGGCACCCTGCTGGATCTTGACCACGGCACCTACCCCTACGTCACCTCCTCCAATCCGGTGAGCGGTGGGGCCTGCATCGGCGCCGGGGTCGGCCCGACCCTGATCGATCGCGTGATCGGGGTGGCCAAGGCTTACACCACCCGGGTGGGCGAAGGGCCCTTCCCCACCGAGCTGGAGGGGAGTCTCAACGACCACCTCTGCGACCGGGGCGGCGAGTTCGGCACTACCACCGGGCGCCGGCGGCGTTGCGGCTGGTTCGATGGCGTGATTGGCCGCTATGCGGTGCAGGTCAATGGCCTCGATTGCCTGGCGATCACCAAGCTCGATGTGCTCGATGAACTCGATTCGATCGAGGTCTGCGTCGCCTACGAACTCAACGGCGAGCGGATTGAGTATTTCCCCAGCAGTGCCGAGGATTTTGCCCGCTGCCGGCCGATCTACGAGAGCCTGCCGGGCTGGCAGTGCTCCACCGCCGACTGCCGCCGCCTGGAGGATCTCCCCCCCACGGCTATGGCTTACCTGCGCTTTTTGGCCGAACTGATGGAGGTGCCGATCGCCATCGTTTCCCTGGGCGCCAACCGTGATCAGACGATCGTGGTGGAAGATCCCATCCATGGCCCCAAGCGGGCTCTGCTGAGCGTCTGA